One window of Candidatus Anaeroferrophillus wilburensis genomic DNA carries:
- a CDS encoding 2-isopropylmalate synthase produces the protein MSQVKIFDTTLRDGEQSPGASMNIEEKLMVARQLERLGVDIIEAGFPIASDGDFQAVKMISQEIRGCEVAGLARANRSDIARAWEALHYAAAPRIHTFIATSPIHMKFKLQKKADEVLADAVAAVTYAKTLTDNVEFSAEDATRSDIAFLCRIFTAVIEAGATTINIPDTVGYATPEEYGALIRTIAAQVPNSDRAVISVHCHNDLGLATANSLAAVVHGARQVECTVNGIGERAGNASLEELVMTFRTRHDLLHYETNIDTTQIYPTSRLVSQVTGIKVQPNKAIIGANAFAHEAGIHQDGVLKEKSTYEIMTPESIGLPQNRMVMGKHSGRHAFRDRIMGLGYELSDEQVEVAFKAFKKLSDKKKDVFDEDIDALIADEIIRIPHYCKLVYINVNSGSVSVPNATIQLEVGGETLEGAEFGDGPVDATFKAIKRLTGTNPKLLTYEIKSITGGTDALGEVTVRIDEGGLTVMGQGAHTDVIVASAKAYINALNKLEYKKHNRPQATV, from the coding sequence ATGAGCCAGGTAAAAATTTTTGATACCACCTTGCGTGACGGGGAACAATCACCGGGGGCCAGTATGAATATCGAGGAAAAACTGATGGTTGCCCGGCAGCTGGAGCGTCTGGGGGTTGATATTATCGAGGCCGGCTTTCCCATTGCTTCAGATGGTGATTTCCAGGCGGTTAAAATGATCAGCCAGGAAATCCGGGGGTGTGAAGTGGCCGGCCTGGCGCGGGCCAACCGGTCGGATATCGCTCGGGCCTGGGAGGCCCTGCACTATGCGGCGGCACCCCGAATCCATACATTTATTGCCACCTCTCCCATTCACATGAAATTCAAACTGCAGAAGAAGGCCGATGAGGTGCTGGCCGACGCGGTGGCCGCAGTCACCTATGCCAAAACGCTGACCGACAATGTTGAGTTTTCAGCCGAGGATGCGACCCGCAGTGATATTGCTTTTCTGTGCCGGATTTTCACCGCTGTTATTGAGGCGGGAGCGACCACCATTAACATTCCTGATACGGTTGGTTATGCAACTCCGGAAGAGTACGGGGCGTTGATCCGGACCATTGCTGCCCAGGTTCCCAACAGTGACCGGGCGGTTATTTCGGTCCATTGCCACAATGATCTTGGCCTGGCAACGGCTAATTCGCTGGCGGCGGTGGTCCATGGCGCCCGGCAGGTGGAATGTACCGTCAATGGGATCGGGGAACGGGCCGGGAATGCCTCACTGGAGGAACTGGTGATGACTTTTCGCACTCGCCATGATCTGTTGCACTACGAAACCAACATCGATACTACCCAGATCTATCCCACCAGCCGGCTGGTGAGTCAGGTAACCGGCATCAAGGTGCAGCCCAATAAGGCGATTATTGGTGCCAATGCCTTTGCCCATGAGGCGGGGATCCACCAGGACGGGGTCCTGAAAGAGAAATCAACCTACGAGATCATGACGCCTGAATCCATCGGCCTGCCCCAGAACCGCATGGTCATGGGCAAACATTCCGGTCGCCATGCTTTTCGCGACAGGATTATGGGATTGGGCTATGAATTGAGCGATGAACAGGTGGAAGTGGCATTTAAGGCTTTTAAAAAGCTGTCGGATAAAAAAAAGGATGTCTTCGACGAGGATATTGACGCCCTGATTGCCGATGAGATCATCCGCATTCCCCACTACTGCAAACTGGTTTATATCAATGTCAACAGCGGCAGTGTTTCGGTTCCCAATGCCACCATTCAACTGGAGGTGGGGGGTGAAACCCTGGAGGGGGCTGAGTTTGGTGATGGTCCGGTTGATGCCACGTTCAAGGCGATCAAGCGGCTGACAGGAACGAACCCAAAGCTCTTGACTTATGAAATTAAATCCATTACAGGGGGGACGGACGCCCTTGGCGAGGTAACTGTCAGGATTGACGAAGGGGGCCTGACGGTGATGGGCCAGGGAGCCCATACCGATGTCATCGTCGCTAGTGCCAAGGCCTATATCAATGCCTTGAACAAACTGGAATATAAGAAGCATAACCGGCCGCAAGCGACTGTATAG
- a CDS encoding TrkH family potassium uptake protein, with product MIKHVKQYLFILNYLGALLTIFGLLLFLPLFVQACYQEKMIGTHLFAAFALPGIGLILGGILMQKKIPIRIPTVKEGMMITALAWVSAAGVSSIPFIIGMKTPAINALFEATSGITASGLTVFTGLDSMPKCMLFWRSLLQWVGGVGILTFFLAVSFRGGSASATLFSAEGHKIAGKRPVPGIFNTVKIIWMIYGSLTLSCFVLLWLEGIPLFDAINHTLTVVSTGGFSTHDASISFFSAGRNGPLIEYTLIFFMLMGGINFLIHYKVCTGEWRALYRDYEIRWFWSILLGGTMLITIDHLTHVPGAGTWSPYHLHEVVRKSLFQVSSVLTSTGYATEHINNPFFPALAKQLFLLMMFSGACAGSTAGGYKLLRLGILWETLKSELIRSVSSPKRVVPVVIHGQVIANQEIRRITAVLFAWLMIIFMGAGVSVFFSDLNGWEAFSGMLSAVSNMGPHYFSVERLAATHPLVKSVYVIGMLVGRLEILPFLVLFSRTSWR from the coding sequence ATGATCAAGCACGTCAAACAATACCTGTTCATCCTCAACTATCTGGGAGCCCTGCTGACCATCTTCGGGCTGCTGCTCTTCCTGCCGCTTTTCGTCCAGGCCTGCTACCAGGAAAAGATGATCGGCACCCACCTGTTTGCCGCATTTGCCCTTCCCGGCATCGGCCTCATCCTAGGCGGCATCCTGATGCAGAAAAAGATTCCCATCCGCATACCCACCGTCAAAGAAGGAATGATGATTACCGCCCTTGCCTGGGTCTCTGCCGCCGGGGTCAGCTCCATACCTTTCATTATCGGCATGAAAACACCGGCAATCAATGCCCTCTTTGAAGCAACCAGTGGCATTACTGCCTCCGGCCTGACCGTTTTTACCGGCTTGGACAGCATGCCTAAATGCATGCTCTTCTGGCGTTCACTCCTGCAATGGGTTGGCGGAGTTGGCATTCTGACCTTTTTTCTCGCAGTCAGCTTTCGGGGCGGCAGCGCTTCCGCGACCCTTTTCAGCGCCGAAGGGCATAAGATTGCCGGCAAAAGGCCGGTACCGGGGATATTTAATACGGTTAAAATCATCTGGATGATTTATGGTTCACTCACCTTGAGCTGTTTCGTTCTCCTGTGGCTGGAAGGAATTCCCCTTTTCGATGCCATCAATCACACCCTGACCGTGGTTTCCACCGGCGGGTTTTCCACCCATGACGCCAGCATTTCATTCTTTTCAGCCGGCCGCAACGGTCCTTTGATCGAATACACCTTAATTTTTTTCATGCTCATGGGCGGCATCAATTTCCTCATCCATTATAAAGTCTGCACCGGCGAATGGCGCGCCCTGTACCGTGACTACGAGATCCGCTGGTTCTGGAGCATCCTGCTGGGCGGCACCATGCTGATCACCATCGATCATCTGACCCACGTCCCGGGTGCTGGAACATGGTCGCCTTACCACCTTCATGAGGTTGTGCGAAAGAGCCTTTTCCAGGTGTCATCGGTGCTTACCAGTACCGGATACGCGACGGAACACATCAACAACCCCTTCTTTCCCGCCCTGGCCAAACAGCTGTTCCTGCTGATGATGTTCTCCGGCGCCTGCGCCGGCTCCACCGCCGGCGGCTACAAACTGCTGCGCCTGGGAATCCTCTGGGAAACCCTGAAAAGCGAACTGATCCGCAGCGTTTCATCTCCCAAGCGGGTGGTACCGGTTGTCATCCACGGCCAGGTGATTGCCAACCAGGAGATCAGACGGATTACCGCCGTCCTCTTCGCCTGGCTGATGATCATTTTTATGGGGGCGGGGGTCAGCGTCTTCTTTTCCGATCTCAACGGCTGGGAAGCATTTTCCGGCATGTTGTCGGCAGTCAGCAACATGGGCCCCCACTATTTTTCCGTCGAACGGCTGGCGGCCACCCACCCACTGGTCAAAAGCGTCTATGTGATCGGCATGCTGGTTGGCAGACTGGAAATCCTGCCTTTTCTCGTGCTGTTTTCCCGAACATCGTGGAGATAG
- a CDS encoding 1-acyl-sn-glycerol-3-phosphate acyltransferase produces MEKSPPTLQGRIIALLFFLCRLRPVRWFADRCCLNQVRMPKADVVEVVTDVVLNHYREHKLEAALDARQARVYQKVHFRQQIRALQRRLSAVPSGLKGSQSAERYEKLVSFYRTRSQELNDLDHPAAIIDYLAGYYIEDMAANFDPAFFVVFRSIARRIFPNFVNSIRLSESEPGVVAQIRELMGKSPVFILPNHVSNADHIPICFAINGFGGLQPVIAAGANLFRGVSADIMPKVNAYKIRREQIGADSTWFYQLKWFHNPIYRRVHTEYLHHLWDRNEPMMFYIEGTRSRDGSIGEPKWGIMEDIAAYIKKTGRHAYLVPVSISYTVVPEDVEIEASRSGKNISEKDLVSQLARLDRHYKSLPDSAIHVRFSRPIMFGPDQPKVQPVVSQLMHAISQGMIRTYTSMLATAIIGVGEGKKEITFTLEEIHDFFLEYFSAVPECRDQDVAHQLMMALTIFLQKGFVVQGEVGEGYQVANPPLIEQYARRIGHLH; encoded by the coding sequence ATGGAAAAAAGTCCCCCCACCTTGCAGGGCAGAATCATTGCCCTGCTGTTTTTCTTATGCCGATTGCGGCCGGTTCGTTGGTTTGCTGATCGCTGCTGCCTCAATCAAGTTAGAATGCCAAAGGCTGACGTTGTTGAGGTGGTCACTGATGTGGTCCTCAATCACTACCGGGAACACAAGCTGGAAGCGGCCCTTGATGCCAGACAGGCCCGAGTATACCAGAAAGTCCATTTTCGCCAGCAGATCCGTGCCCTGCAGCGTAGATTGTCTGCGGTACCATCGGGTTTGAAGGGGAGCCAGAGTGCCGAGAGATATGAGAAACTGGTTTCCTTCTATCGGACCCGTTCGCAGGAGCTCAATGACCTTGATCACCCTGCCGCAATCATAGACTATCTGGCCGGCTACTATATCGAGGATATGGCGGCCAATTTTGATCCGGCATTTTTTGTTGTTTTCCGCAGTATTGCCCGGCGCATTTTCCCCAACTTTGTCAACAGTATCAGGCTGTCCGAAAGTGAACCGGGTGTTGTAGCCCAGATCCGCGAGTTGATGGGCAAGTCTCCGGTTTTCATTCTGCCCAATCATGTCTCCAATGCTGATCACATTCCCATCTGCTTTGCAATCAATGGTTTCGGTGGCCTGCAGCCGGTCATTGCAGCTGGTGCCAACCTGTTCAGGGGGGTGTCGGCAGACATTATGCCGAAAGTTAATGCCTACAAGATCAGGCGGGAGCAGATCGGTGCCGACTCCACATGGTTTTATCAGCTCAAATGGTTCCATAATCCCATCTATCGCCGGGTACATACAGAATATCTGCACCATCTCTGGGATCGGAATGAACCGATGATGTTTTATATTGAGGGAACCCGTTCCCGGGACGGCAGCATCGGTGAGCCAAAATGGGGCATCATGGAAGATATTGCCGCCTATATAAAAAAAACGGGTCGCCATGCCTATCTGGTGCCAGTTTCCATCTCCTATACGGTTGTTCCCGAAGATGTTGAGATTGAAGCCAGTCGGAGCGGAAAAAATATTTCCGAGAAAGATCTTGTTTCCCAGCTGGCCAGATTGGATAGACACTATAAATCTTTGCCAGATTCAGCCATTCATGTTCGCTTTTCCCGGCCGATAATGTTCGGACCTGATCAGCCGAAGGTGCAGCCGGTGGTTTCTCAGTTGATGCATGCCATCAGCCAGGGGATGATCCGGACCTACACCTCCATGCTGGCCACAGCAATCATTGGGGTGGGGGAAGGGAAAAAAGAGATAACCTTTACCTTGGAGGAGATTCACGACTTTTTTTTGGAGTATTTTTCCGCCGTGCCCGAATGTCGTGATCAGGATGTTGCGCACCAGCTGATGATGGCGTTGACTATTTTTCTCCAAAAGGGATTTGTTGTCCAAGGGGAGGTAGGTGAAGGCTATCAGGTTGCCAATCCGCCCCTTATCGAGCAGTATGCCCGTCGGATTGGCCATCTCCACTGA
- the leuC gene encoding 3-isopropylmalate dehydratase large subunit, protein MAMTITEKILASHAGYDEVSPGQLIEARVDIALANDVTAPIAIAEFEKLGIEKVFDPQRVVLVPDHFTPNKDIKSAEQAKIVRDFSRRQGLTNYFELGRMGIEHVLLPEQGIVLPGDLVIGADSHTCTYGALGAFATGMGSTDIAAAMATGKAWFKVPESIKFIYYGTPGPWVEGKDFILYTIGRIGVDGALYQAMEMAGDAIAGLPMYGRFSMANMAIEAGAKNGIIIPDDATLDYVRGRSQRDYHLYTSDPQADYAYVMEIDVAQIRPQVAFPSLPENSRDVAEAVEQQIVIDQVVIGSCTNGRIEDLRLAARVLKGNKVAPYLRLIVIPGTQEVYLQAVREGLAELFVEAGAVFSTPTCGPCLGGHMGILAAGERAVATTNRNFVGRMGHPDSEVYLSNPAVAAATAVMGRIASPEEVVTGN, encoded by the coding sequence ATGGCGATGACCATTACCGAAAAAATTCTTGCCTCCCATGCCGGCTATGATGAAGTGTCTCCCGGCCAGTTGATTGAAGCCCGGGTCGATATCGCCCTGGCCAATGATGTGACCGCCCCCATTGCCATTGCTGAATTTGAAAAACTGGGGATTGAGAAGGTTTTTGATCCCCAGCGGGTGGTTCTGGTACCGGATCACTTTACTCCCAATAAGGATATCAAGTCGGCTGAACAGGCTAAGATCGTCCGTGATTTTTCCCGGCGTCAGGGGTTGACCAATTACTTTGAGCTTGGCCGGATGGGCATCGAACATGTCCTGCTGCCGGAACAGGGCATTGTCCTTCCCGGTGATCTGGTGATCGGCGCTGATTCCCATACCTGTACCTACGGAGCCCTCGGGGCCTTTGCCACCGGTATGGGAAGTACGGACATCGCGGCAGCGATGGCCACCGGCAAGGCATGGTTCAAGGTTCCTGAATCGATAAAATTTATCTACTACGGGACTCCGGGACCCTGGGTGGAGGGTAAAGACTTTATCCTCTACACCATCGGCCGGATCGGGGTTGACGGTGCCCTGTACCAGGCGATGGAAATGGCGGGCGACGCAATTGCCGGACTGCCCATGTACGGGCGCTTTTCCATGGCCAACATGGCCATTGAAGCCGGGGCTAAGAACGGCATCATCATTCCTGATGATGCAACGCTTGATTATGTCCGGGGGCGTTCACAGCGGGATTATCATCTTTATACCAGTGACCCACAGGCTGATTATGCCTATGTGATGGAAATTGACGTGGCACAGATAAGGCCCCAGGTGGCGTTCCCCTCGCTGCCGGAAAACAGTCGTGATGTGGCTGAGGCGGTGGAACAGCAGATTGTCATTGATCAGGTGGTCATCGGTTCCTGCACCAACGGCCGGATTGAGGATCTGCGGCTGGCCGCCAGGGTTCTGAAAGGCAACAAGGTTGCTCCATACTTGCGCCTCATCGTTATCCCGGGAACCCAGGAGGTCTATCTGCAGGCGGTCCGGGAGGGGTTGGCGGAGCTTTTTGTCGAAGCCGGGGCGGTGTTTAGCACCCCCACCTGCGGTCCCTGCCTGGGCGGTCATATGGGGATTCTGGCGGCTGGTGAACGGGCAGTGGCGACCACCAACCGCAATTTTGTCGGCCGCATGGGGCATCCCGACAGCGAGGTTTATTTGAGCAATCCGGCAGTAGCGGCGGCGACGGCGGTCATGGGGAGGATAGCCAGCCCGGAGGAAGTGGTGACCGGTAACTGA
- the pssA gene encoding CDP-diacylglycerol--serine O-phosphatidyltransferase, with the protein MIRGVYILPNLFTMGNLFCGFFAIISVIKGDFQLAATAIILANVFDILDGKIARLMKATSRFGMEFDSLADLVSFGVAPALLVFSWGLLEYGRFGWLAAFLFLACGALRLARYNVQADTADKGFFNGLPIPAAASMIATTVMIFYHLGGSGTARNVMVLLQAYALAFLMVSTIKYRSFKDSLNRDRAPFMALVLAAIFIIVIASEPQITLFVLCSLYAFSGPAERLLVLLGLLKPVSRDEESEEVM; encoded by the coding sequence ATGATCCGTGGTGTGTATATTCTGCCCAATCTGTTTACCATGGGAAACCTGTTCTGCGGGTTTTTCGCGATTATTTCCGTGATTAAGGGTGATTTCCAACTGGCGGCGACCGCAATCATCCTGGCCAATGTCTTTGATATCCTTGATGGCAAAATTGCCCGCTTGATGAAGGCCACCAGCCGTTTCGGCATGGAGTTTGATTCCCTGGCCGATCTGGTTTCCTTCGGGGTGGCCCCGGCGCTGCTGGTTTTTTCATGGGGGCTGCTTGAGTATGGTCGTTTTGGCTGGCTGGCAGCCTTTCTTTTCCTCGCTTGCGGGGCTTTGCGGCTGGCCCGCTACAACGTCCAGGCCGACACGGCTGACAAGGGTTTTTTCAACGGCCTGCCCATTCCGGCGGCGGCCAGCATGATCGCCACCACGGTGATGATTTTTTATCATCTTGGCGGCAGCGGTACGGCCAGGAATGTCATGGTTCTCCTGCAGGCCTACGCGCTGGCTTTTCTTATGGTCAGCACCATCAAGTATCGCAGTTTCAAAGATTCGCTTAACCGGGACCGGGCCCCCTTCATGGCGTTGGTGCTGGCGGCCATCTTTATTATTGTTATCGCCTCGGAGCCGCAAATTACCCTTTTTGTACTCTGCAGTCTGTATGCGTTTTCCGGGCCGGCTGAGCGCTTGCTCGTTCTGCTGGGTCTACTGAAGCCCGTCTCCCGGGATGAGGAGAGTGAAGAAGTCATGTAG
- a CDS encoding TrkA family potassium uptake protein, with product MYIIIAGGGISATSLANVLAHRKDDVVIIEKDRERCEQMYAETGMVTINGSATDIGTLKEAGIEKAAVAIGALYRDSDNLTFAILARSFQVPRIMVKMRDPAYVAAFEQAGVTTICNMNELFQNKIMMELENPDVRIVTHLGGVSTQLIMIRYPEYADPAGITIQDLSTQGVFAKDCVFAGILNEKTEKIVMPRGHDKVFPGDRLFLVVDQELIPEVSGFLAAKSKRKHG from the coding sequence ATGTATATTATTATCGCAGGAGGCGGAATCAGTGCCACCTCGCTGGCCAATGTGCTGGCACACCGGAAAGATGATGTGGTCATTATTGAAAAGGATCGTGAACGGTGTGAGCAGATGTATGCTGAAACCGGCATGGTAACCATCAATGGCAGCGCCACCGATATCGGCACCCTGAAAGAAGCCGGCATTGAAAAAGCGGCGGTAGCCATCGGTGCCCTTTACCGGGACAGCGACAACCTGACGTTTGCCATCCTGGCCCGCAGCTTCCAGGTGCCGCGGATCATGGTCAAAATGCGTGATCCGGCCTATGTTGCCGCCTTTGAGCAAGCAGGGGTAACCACCATCTGCAACATGAATGAACTGTTCCAGAATAAAATCATGATGGAGCTGGAAAATCCCGACGTCCGGATTGTCACCCATCTGGGTGGTGTTTCAACCCAGCTGATCATGATCCGCTATCCGGAATATGCCGATCCTGCCGGTATTACCATTCAAGACCTTTCCACCCAGGGAGTCTTTGCTAAGGATTGCGTCTTTGCCGGTATTTTGAATGAGAAGACCGAAAAAATTGTCATGCCCCGGGGGCATGACAAGGTTTTTCCCGGCGACCGGCTTTTTCTCGTCGTCGACCAGGAACTGATTCCAGAGGTATCCGGTTTCCTGGCTGCCAAAAGCAAGCGGAAACATGGCTAA
- a CDS encoding aspartate-semialdehyde dehydrogenase, whose product MKKAGYNVAVVGATGAVGEEMLKILAERKFPVATLKPLASSRSAGTKVMYGDDELVVEELTDDSFADIDIALFSAGGSVSLRFAPVAAANGAVVIDNTSAFRMEPTIPLVVPEVNAHAIADYRNRGIIANPNCSTIQMVVALKPIYDQAGIKRVVVSTYQAVSGTGKKAINELEQQVLALFQQRELPCEVYPHQIAFNCLPHIDVFLDNDYTKEEMKMIDETKKIMENDRIQVTATTVRVPVFFSHSESINVETDRFISADEVKELLSQAPGVRVVDEPAENRYPLAIDAAGQDDTLVGRIRQDESIANGINMWVVADNIRKGAALNAVQIAEILIREYL is encoded by the coding sequence ATGAAAAAGGCAGGGTATAATGTGGCGGTAGTCGGTGCGACCGGAGCCGTTGGTGAGGAGATGTTGAAGATTCTGGCGGAACGGAAGTTTCCGGTGGCAACCCTTAAACCTCTGGCATCGTCCCGCTCCGCGGGTACCAAGGTGATGTATGGTGATGATGAGCTGGTGGTTGAAGAGCTGACAGACGATTCATTTGCTGATATTGATATCGCTCTTTTTTCCGCTGGCGGGTCGGTCAGTCTCCGGTTTGCGCCAGTGGCGGCGGCGAACGGTGCGGTGGTGATCGATAATACCAGTGCTTTTCGCATGGAGCCTACTATTCCGCTGGTGGTTCCCGAAGTCAATGCCCACGCCATTGCTGATTATCGCAACCGGGGAATTATTGCCAACCCGAACTGTTCCACTATCCAGATGGTTGTCGCCCTGAAACCGATCTATGATCAGGCAGGAATCAAACGGGTGGTGGTGTCGACCTACCAAGCGGTGTCGGGGACCGGGAAAAAGGCCATTAATGAGCTTGAGCAGCAGGTGTTGGCACTTTTTCAGCAGCGGGAACTGCCCTGTGAGGTATACCCCCATCAGATTGCTTTCAACTGTCTGCCGCACATCGATGTTTTCCTTGATAATGACTATACCAAGGAAGAGATGAAGATGATTGATGAAACGAAAAAAATAATGGAGAATGACCGTATCCAGGTAACGGCTACCACCGTCCGGGTGCCGGTTTTTTTCAGTCATTCTGAATCGATTAATGTGGAGACGGACAGGTTTATTTCCGCGGATGAGGTGAAGGAACTTCTTTCTCAGGCACCAGGGGTCCGAGTGGTTGACGAGCCGGCTGAAAACCGTTATCCACTGGCGATTGACGCTGCTGGCCAGGATGACACGCTGGTGGGCCGTATCCGTCAGGATGAATCAATTGCCAATGGCATCAATATGTGGGTGGTTGCCGATAACATCCGTAAAGGGGCGGCTCTCAATGCGGTGCAGATTGCCGAGATTCTGATCCGGGAATACCTGTAA
- a CDS encoding phosphatidylserine decarboxylase family protein, with translation MLKDLPLVKSINPEGYRFIAIFLGVSFLCLLFGWSMLGKLFFFLALFTAFFFRDPERFAPMLENAVASPADGKVLLVDQLDGSEVYGRQKCIKISIFMSLFDVHVNRIPINGTIVETRYHPGKFFSANLDKASAENERQEVILETFWKSRIAFVQIAGLVARRIVCNLAPEDKVVKSERFGLIRFGSRLDVYLPVETIINVHPGQRVRAGETVLGYLHYD, from the coding sequence ATGCTGAAAGATCTGCCACTGGTGAAGTCTATCAATCCTGAAGGCTATCGTTTTATTGCTATTTTCCTGGGGGTTTCCTTCTTGTGCCTCCTGTTCGGCTGGAGCATGTTGGGTAAACTGTTTTTTTTCCTGGCACTGTTCACCGCCTTTTTCTTTCGTGACCCGGAGCGGTTTGCCCCGATGTTGGAGAACGCCGTCGCCTCGCCGGCGGACGGCAAGGTACTTTTAGTTGACCAGTTGGATGGATCTGAGGTATATGGTCGGCAGAAGTGCATAAAAATCAGTATTTTCATGTCTCTGTTTGACGTTCATGTGAACCGGATACCCATCAACGGGACCATCGTTGAAACGCGCTATCATCCGGGAAAGTTCTTCTCCGCCAATCTTGATAAAGCCTCGGCGGAAAATGAGCGTCAGGAAGTTATTCTGGAAACCTTCTGGAAGAGCAGAATCGCTTTTGTCCAGATAGCCGGCTTGGTTGCCCGGCGCATCGTTTGCAACCTGGCACCTGAAGATAAAGTTGTTAAGAGTGAGCGGTTTGGCCTGATCCGGTTTGGTTCCCGGCTGGATGTCTACCTGCCGGTTGAAACGATTATCAACGTCCACCCCGGCCAGCGGGTGCGGGCCGGCGAGACGGTTCTTGGCTATCTGCACTACGATTGA
- a CDS encoding 3-isopropylmalate dehydratase small subunit: MIYQGRAWKFGDDIDTDAIIPARYLNTSDPKELARHCMEDADPEFMDKMQSGDIIVAHKNFGCGSSREHAAIAIKAAGISCVIAGSFARIFYRNAFNTGLPILESDEVAAGVKSGDQLQINSADGSIENLTTGKIFQAKPIPSFMQELIDDGGLMAHVRKKQLQG, from the coding sequence ATGATCTATCAAGGCAGGGCATGGAAATTCGGTGATGATATTGATACGGATGCGATCATCCCGGCCCGTTACCTCAATACGTCCGATCCCAAGGAATTGGCGCGTCACTGCATGGAAGACGCCGATCCGGAATTTATGGACAAGATGCAGTCGGGCGATATTATTGTTGCCCATAAGAATTTCGGCTGCGGCTCCTCCAGGGAGCATGCTGCCATCGCCATCAAAGCGGCCGGAATTTCCTGTGTGATCGCCGGCAGTTTTGCCCGCATTTTTTACCGTAATGCCTTTAATACCGGCCTGCCGATTCTTGAATCCGATGAAGTGGCTGCGGGAGTGAAATCCGGGGATCAGCTGCAGATCAATTCGGCGGATGGCAGCATTGAAAATCTGACAACCGGCAAGATCTTTCAGGCCAAACCCATTCCGTCCTTCATGCAGGAATTGATCGATGATGGGGGGTTGATGGCCCATGTCAGAAAAAAACAGCTACAAGGCTGA
- a CDS encoding NADH:flavin oxidoreductase, with product MANNEPVGRLATAFSPFAIGSRTLKNRFIRSATWDGMAGSQGEICPAHHRLYTDLAAGGCALLTSGYTYVSLEGRQHPGQAGLDHEQLIEPLAHLAATVHQHRALLFIQLVHCGGLADPKLSGQPAIAPSAIGHPLFPCRPTALTPADIKRLISSFASAARRAKEAGCDGIQLHAAHGYLISQFLSPALNCRRDDFGGSIRNRFRFLEECYLQVRQEVGRDFPVTIKINGQDYLDGGLTLEESMEIGQRLVELGLDAIEVSGGTKISSRKQPVIRNIDEPGKEAYFLAEAAAIQQAVDIPVITVGGIRSPQTITAIGDRKIPFIALCRPLIREPALINRWQDGDLSPARCISCNGCFKPAYQGKGIRCSRS from the coding sequence ATGGCTAACAATGAACCAGTCGGTCGACTGGCAACAGCATTTTCTCCCTTTGCCATCGGCAGCAGAACGCTGAAAAATCGTTTTATCCGTTCCGCGACCTGGGACGGCATGGCTGGCAGCCAAGGGGAGATATGTCCGGCACACCATAGGCTGTATACAGACCTGGCGGCCGGGGGGTGCGCTCTGCTGACGTCAGGCTACACCTATGTCAGTCTTGAAGGCCGGCAGCACCCGGGGCAGGCCGGCCTTGATCATGAACAGCTGATCGAGCCGCTTGCCCACCTGGCAGCGACGGTTCACCAGCACCGGGCACTGCTCTTCATCCAGCTGGTCCATTGCGGCGGTTTGGCGGATCCCAAGCTTTCCGGCCAGCCGGCCATCGCCCCCAGTGCCATTGGCCATCCCCTCTTCCCCTGCCGACCGACAGCCTTGACGCCAGCCGACATCAAAAGGCTGATCAGCAGCTTTGCCAGTGCCGCCCGCCGGGCCAAGGAAGCCGGTTGCGACGGCATCCAACTTCATGCCGCCCATGGCTACCTGATCAGCCAGTTTCTTTCGCCGGCACTCAACTGCCGACGTGATGATTTCGGCGGCTCCATCAGGAACCGCTTTCGCTTTTTGGAGGAATGCTATCTGCAAGTACGGCAGGAGGTGGGCCGCGATTTCCCCGTGACCATCAAGATAAACGGCCAGGATTATCTCGACGGCGGTCTTACCCTTGAGGAAAGCATGGAGATCGGCCAACGGCTGGTGGAGCTGGGACTGGATGCCATCGAAGTAAGCGGCGGCACAAAAATAAGTTCCCGCAAACAACCGGTGATTAGAAACATCGATGAACCGGGAAAAGAAGCCTATTTTCTGGCAGAAGCGGCGGCCATTCAGCAGGCAGTAGACATCCCGGTGATCACGGTTGGCGGCATCCGCTCACCACAAACTATTACCGCCATCGGTGACCGAAAAATCCCTTTCATTGCCCTGTGCCGCCCACTGATCCGCGAACCAGCCCTCATCAACCGTTGGCAGGACGGCGACCTGTCACCTGCCCGCTGCATCTCTTGCAACGGCTGTTTCAAGCCTGCCTACCAGGGAAAAGGCATCCGCTGCAGCCGGAGCTGA